A window of the Roseovarius sp. S88 genome harbors these coding sequences:
- a CDS encoding ion transporter, with translation MSQSTSISDTPEQSRIRKLVESFTFRNFILGVILFNAVILGLETSKTVMGKMGPVIEMLDTICLGIFVMELLLKLFVYRLSFFRDGWNIFDFIIVGISLVPSAQGLSVLRALRILRLLRVVSVMPSLRRVVEGLMSALPGMGSVFLLMGIIFYIGSVMATKLFGGDCSSCTPEQAANFQDWFGTIGSSAYSLFQIMTLESWSMGIVRPVMVVYPYAWAFFVPFILVTTFATVNLVVGLIVNSMQEAHGVEDAERTDEYRDEVLKRLQSIEERLNGTGKP, from the coding sequence ATGAGCCAAAGCACATCCATAAGTGACACACCAGAGCAGTCTCGCATCAGGAAACTGGTGGAATCTTTCACGTTCAGGAACTTCATCCTCGGCGTGATCCTGTTCAATGCCGTCATCTTAGGGTTAGAGACATCCAAAACGGTCATGGGCAAAATGGGCCCGGTCATCGAGATGCTCGATACCATTTGCCTGGGCATTTTTGTGATGGAGCTTCTGCTGAAGTTGTTCGTCTATCGCCTCTCGTTTTTCCGCGATGGCTGGAACATTTTCGATTTCATCATTGTCGGCATTTCTTTGGTTCCATCCGCACAGGGACTAAGCGTTCTACGCGCGCTGCGCATCTTGCGTCTATTGCGCGTTGTCTCAGTCATGCCATCCCTGCGCCGCGTGGTCGAAGGATTGATGAGCGCTTTACCAGGGATGGGCTCAGTATTTCTTTTGATGGGCATCATTTTCTACATTGGCTCGGTCATGGCGACCAAGCTCTTTGGCGGCGATTGCAGCTCTTGCACACCGGAACAAGCGGCAAACTTTCAGGACTGGTTCGGCACCATAGGAAGCTCGGCCTATTCACTCTTTCAGATCATGACGCTCGAAAGCTGGTCCATGGGTATCGTGCGGCCTGTCATGGTGGTCTATCCGTATGCGTGGGCGTTTTTCGTGCCCTTCATCCTTGTGACAACCTTTGCCACTGTGAACCTCGTGGTGGGTCTGATCGTAAACTCTATGCAGGAAGCACATGGTGTCGAAGATGCCGAACGCACGGATGAGTACCGTGATGAGGTTCTCAAGCGCCTGCAATCCATCGAAGAGCGCCTGAACGGGACCGGCAAACCCTAG
- a CDS encoding HIT domain-containing protein, with protein sequence MPYSYDDQNIFAKILRGEIPNNTVLETEHTLAFNDIQPQAPVHVLVIPKGAYVCHDHFAAEASEVEIIDFIRATAKVCEMTGVSPGDGQSGYRTISNAGEAGVQDVPHYHLHILGGRGLGRMISKPQ encoded by the coding sequence ATGCCTTACTCTTATGACGACCAGAACATCTTTGCTAAAATCTTGCGCGGCGAGATTCCCAACAACACCGTGCTGGAAACAGAGCATACGCTGGCTTTCAACGACATTCAGCCGCAGGCACCCGTGCATGTTTTGGTCATCCCCAAAGGTGCTTATGTGTGCCACGACCATTTCGCGGCCGAGGCCAGCGAGGTAGAAATCATTGATTTCATCAGGGCCACGGCCAAAGTCTGCGAGATGACGGGTGTCTCACCGGGAGATGGTCAAAGCGGGTACCGCACGATCTCAAATGCCGGAGAGGCCGGGGTACAGGATGTGCCACATTACCATCTGCACATCCTTGGAGGCCGTGGACTGGGTCGTATGATCTCCAAACCACAGTGA
- a CDS encoding phytanoyl-CoA dioxygenase family protein produces MTVLTQTQIDAFWRDGVLTVENAVSPDQLAAMREEFEGWIEESRAHQNDYGETMDGRARFSVEPGHSAETPALRRVQSPEEVSDVFLNTMRTAQTVDMVADLIGPNLRFHHGKVNSKQPGAATEIKFHQDFSFQPMTNDDLITALLFVDDVTLENGPLEVVPGTHKGPLYSHWHNGQFTGAVSDDVLNTHKDDIVQCTGKAGSVCLMHSSLLHGSAPNLSDQPRTLYIATYYAEDAIELSANHLPSRHTHELVRGVETGRVRCSSYEMEIPEKPTSTSFFDQQAETA; encoded by the coding sequence ATGACCGTGCTGACCCAAACACAGATCGATGCGTTTTGGCGCGATGGTGTGCTCACTGTTGAGAACGCCGTCAGTCCAGATCAACTTGCCGCCATGCGCGAAGAGTTCGAGGGCTGGATCGAAGAAAGCCGTGCTCACCAGAACGACTATGGCGAGACCATGGATGGCCGCGCGCGGTTCTCCGTTGAACCGGGCCACAGCGCCGAAACTCCTGCCTTGCGCCGGGTGCAGTCCCCAGAAGAAGTCTCGGATGTCTTTCTCAACACCATGCGCACGGCCCAAACCGTCGATATGGTTGCTGACTTGATCGGCCCCAACCTGCGCTTTCACCATGGCAAGGTAAATTCCAAGCAGCCGGGCGCCGCAACGGAAATCAAGTTTCATCAGGACTTTTCGTTTCAACCGATGACCAACGATGACCTGATCACGGCCCTTCTCTTTGTCGATGATGTCACACTCGAAAACGGCCCGCTTGAAGTCGTTCCCGGTACACATAAAGGCCCGCTTTATTCGCATTGGCATAACGGGCAGTTCACCGGCGCTGTCTCAGATGACGTTCTGAACACGCACAAGGACGACATCGTACAGTGCACCGGCAAAGCCGGGTCTGTCTGCTTGATGCATTCCAGCCTTCTGCACGGCTCCGCCCCCAACCTCTCGGATCAACCGCGCACGCTTTATATCGCCACCTATTACGCCGAAGACGCGATTGAACTCAGCGCCAATCACCTACCCAGCCGCCATACGCATGAGCTTGTGCGCGGTGTCGAAACCGGGCGCGTGCGCTGCTCCTCCTACGAGATGGAGATCCCGGAAAAGCCCACCTCTACCTCTTTCTTCGATCAACAAGCTGAAACTGCCTGA
- the katG gene encoding catalase/peroxidase HPI produces MDGNDLGKCPVMHGVSVHTTNDVQGPREWWPNQLNLKILNQSAPQTDPFGGAVDYKSEFESIDWDALKADLTALMTDSQPWWPADYGHYGPMFVRMSWHAAGTYRTGDGRGGASTGAQRFAPLNSWPDNGNLDKARRLLWPIKQKYGNKISWADLLVLTGNVAMESMGFKTAGFGGGREDIWEPEEDIYWGKEDEWLGNSRYTGDRELESPLAAVQMGLIYVNPEGPDGNPDPVASGRDIRETFARMGMDDYETVALTAGGHTFGKAHGNGDAALVGAEPEGSAIEEMGFGWKNANGSGMGYDAVTSGIEGAWTPTPTQWDNSYFETLFGYEWELTKSPAGANQWRAVGGEGTVPDAHDPSKSHAPMMTTADMAMRMDPAYEKISRHFLENPDEFADAFAKAWFKLIHRDMGPKARYLGKEVPAEDFLWQDPLPAPSGDTLSDADIADLKSKIAASGLGVSEMVATAWASASTYRGSDFRGGANGGRIRLAPQKDWDVNQPEQLAKVLGVLEGIQSESSANVSMADLIVLAGNVGVEQAAKAAGHDINVPFTPGRVDATQEQTDVEGFAVLEPKVDGFRNYQDTSYAVSAEEMLVDRAHLLTLTAPEMTVLVGGLRVLGTNTNGSTHGVLTDRVGQLTPDFFTNILDMTVAWAPVEGSDGEYEGRDRNTGKVKWTGTRVDLVFGSNSQLRALAEAYAQADAGKAFVEQFVNAWTKVMNLDRFDLS; encoded by the coding sequence ATGGACGGCAATGATCTTGGCAAATGCCCGGTGATGCACGGCGTAAGCGTGCACACAACCAATGATGTACAAGGCCCACGGGAATGGTGGCCAAATCAGCTGAACCTGAAAATTCTGAACCAAAGCGCACCGCAGACCGATCCGTTTGGTGGCGCAGTAGACTACAAATCCGAGTTCGAATCGATTGATTGGGACGCGCTGAAGGCTGACCTTACCGCTCTGATGACCGACAGCCAGCCATGGTGGCCTGCCGACTATGGCCATTATGGCCCAATGTTTGTGCGCATGTCCTGGCATGCCGCTGGCACCTATCGCACCGGCGATGGCCGTGGCGGAGCTTCCACCGGCGCACAACGTTTCGCACCACTCAACAGCTGGCCGGACAACGGCAATCTCGACAAGGCGCGCCGCCTGTTGTGGCCGATCAAACAGAAATACGGCAACAAAATCTCCTGGGCTGACCTTCTCGTCCTAACCGGCAATGTTGCTATGGAGTCCATGGGCTTCAAAACCGCAGGCTTCGGCGGCGGCCGCGAAGATATCTGGGAGCCTGAGGAAGATATCTATTGGGGCAAGGAAGATGAATGGCTCGGCAATAGCCGTTACACCGGCGATCGCGAGCTCGAAAGCCCACTGGCCGCCGTGCAAATGGGCCTCATCTACGTCAATCCCGAAGGTCCTGATGGCAATCCTGATCCTGTCGCCTCTGGCCGTGACATTCGCGAAACCTTCGCGCGGATGGGCATGGACGACTACGAAACCGTCGCCCTGACAGCCGGGGGTCACACCTTTGGCAAAGCACACGGCAATGGTGATGCGGCGCTTGTCGGTGCTGAACCCGAAGGATCAGCCATCGAGGAAATGGGCTTTGGCTGGAAAAACGCCAATGGGTCGGGCATGGGCTATGACGCCGTGACATCGGGGATCGAAGGGGCCTGGACGCCCACTCCGACACAATGGGACAACTCCTATTTCGAGACGCTCTTTGGCTACGAATGGGAATTGACCAAAAGCCCCGCAGGCGCCAACCAGTGGCGCGCCGTCGGCGGCGAAGGCACCGTGCCCGACGCGCATGATCCGTCCAAATCGCACGCGCCGATGATGACGACCGCCGACATGGCGATGCGTATGGATCCGGCATACGAGAAAATCTCGCGCCACTTCCTGGAAAACCCGGATGAATTTGCCGATGCCTTCGCCAAGGCGTGGTTCAAGCTCATCCACCGCGATATGGGGCCCAAAGCGCGGTATCTGGGCAAAGAGGTGCCCGCCGAAGACTTCCTGTGGCAAGATCCGCTGCCGGCACCGTCTGGTGACACACTCAGCGACGCAGACATCGCCGATCTCAAATCCAAGATCGCAGCCTCTGGTCTCGGCGTCTCGGAAATGGTCGCCACCGCCTGGGCCTCGGCCTCGACCTATCGCGGCTCGGACTTCCGGGGTGGCGCAAATGGCGGGCGCATCCGTCTGGCACCGCAAAAGGATTGGGACGTTAACCAACCCGAACAACTGGCCAAAGTGCTGGGCGTTCTGGAAGGCATTCAATCCGAATCTTCGGCCAATGTCTCCATGGCAGACCTCATAGTGTTGGCAGGCAATGTCGGCGTAGAACAAGCCGCAAAAGCTGCTGGCCATGACATCAACGTGCCCTTCACACCTGGTCGGGTCGACGCCACCCAAGAGCAAACCGATGTCGAAGGATTTGCCGTTCTGGAACCCAAGGTCGACGGGTTCCGCAACTATCAGGACACAAGCTATGCCGTCTCGGCTGAAGAAATGCTGGTGGATCGCGCGCATCTGCTTACGCTGACCGCACCGGAAATGACCGTTCTTGTGGGGGGCCTGCGCGTTTTGGGTACAAACACCAATGGCTCGACCCATGGTGTGCTGACTGACCGCGTTGGCCAACTGACGCCGGACTTCTTCACCAACATTCTCGACATGACCGTAGCGTGGGCTCCGGTCGAAGGATCGGACGGTGAATACGAAGGCCGCGACCGCAATACCGGCAAGGTGAAGTGGACCGGCACGCGCGTCGATCTGGTCTTTGGGTCCAACTCGCAACTGCGCGCCTTGGCCGAAGCCTATGCGCAAGCCGACGCGGGCAAAGCCTTTGTGGAGCAGTTCGTCAATGCCTGGACAAAGGTCATGAACCTCGACCGGTTCGACCTGTCATAA
- a CDS encoding zinc-finger domain-containing protein translates to MVTEAPETRIVDSYRVACDGGEGALGHPRVWLSIPHDTGFVECPYCDAKLVHKDFEGKV, encoded by the coding sequence ATGGTGACCGAAGCCCCCGAAACACGTATTGTCGACAGCTACCGTGTGGCCTGTGACGGAGGTGAAGGCGCGTTGGGCCACCCGCGTGTGTGGCTTTCCATTCCCCATGACACCGGCTTTGTGGAATGCCCCTATTGTGACGCCAAGCTGGTTCACAAGGATTTTGAAGGCAAAGTCTGA
- a CDS encoding LysR substrate-binding domain-containing protein, whose amino-acid sequence MENFTLKQLRYFEAVALHAHFGRAATACSVSQPAISVQIKELEDALGQPLFERQARSVRLTSFGEVFADRAKDILRAVDDLSDLARSSGEDLVGPLRIGIIPTIGPYLLPQIVNDLSESFPQADLRIRETQTQSLIQDLKNGNLDAALLALPISEPSLIELPLFSERFVLVRPKSDAAKPVPTGQSLAQMRLLLLEEGHCFRDQALDFCGMPSARPSKTMDGSSLSTLVQMVATGLGVTLIPEMAVALETGATDVSTAQFPQPEPKRTIGLVWRERSPLENHLKNVALRIQTAAAHKTLKNPTPSEAGAK is encoded by the coding sequence ATGGAAAATTTTACGCTCAAACAGCTCCGTTATTTTGAGGCTGTGGCCCTGCACGCGCATTTTGGACGAGCCGCAACTGCGTGCTCGGTGTCGCAGCCCGCAATTTCTGTGCAGATCAAAGAGTTGGAGGACGCGCTGGGTCAGCCTCTGTTTGAGCGGCAAGCCAGGTCGGTGCGGTTGACTTCTTTTGGCGAGGTTTTTGCTGACCGTGCCAAGGATATTCTGCGTGCGGTGGATGATCTGTCTGACTTGGCGCGCTCTTCGGGTGAGGATCTTGTTGGGCCATTGCGCATCGGCATTATCCCAACAATCGGGCCGTATCTTTTACCGCAGATCGTGAACGACCTTTCCGAGTCTTTTCCGCAAGCTGACCTGCGTATCCGCGAAACGCAGACCCAGTCACTGATTCAGGATCTCAAGAACGGCAATCTGGACGCGGCGTTGCTGGCTTTGCCGATTTCTGAGCCTTCCCTGATCGAATTGCCCTTGTTTTCAGAGCGATTTGTTCTGGTGCGACCCAAATCTGATGCGGCTAAGCCTGTACCAACAGGCCAGTCTTTGGCGCAAATGCGGCTTCTTTTGCTTGAGGAAGGGCATTGTTTTCGGGATCAGGCGCTCGATTTTTGCGGTATGCCATCGGCGCGGCCTAGCAAAACCATGGATGGAAGTTCTTTGTCCACATTGGTGCAGATGGTGGCAACTGGGCTGGGGGTCACGTTGATCCCGGAAATGGCGGTTGCTCTGGAAACAGGGGCCACAGATGTGTCTACTGCGCAGTTTCCCCAGCCAGAACCGAAAAGGACCATCGGACTCGTCTGGCGCGAGCGTTCTCCTCTTGAAAACCATCTGAAAAATGTGGCGCTGCGCATTCAAACGGCGGCTGCCCATAAGACATTAAAAAACCCCACTCCATCGGAAGCAGGGGCCAAATAG
- a CDS encoding ABC transporter ATP-binding protein: MPSHAIEIRGLQKTYPGGRQGPAKAALKGVDLDIPAGSIFGLLGPNGAGKSTLINILAGLVVKSAGSVRIWGFDQDVNPRQSRAAIGVMPQELNLDPFFTPRAALGVQAGLYGVPKARRQSDEILAMVGLSDKAEAYARTLSGGMRRRLLLAKALVHQPHVLVLDEPTAGVDIELRQMLWQNIRKLNEEGMTIILTTHYLEEAEEMCDEIAIIDQGSLVARDSTANLLGQLDARCLVVVPEQTPGLMPNLPGLDVSERDTGELALSYRGSVLTADAVLEAVRAAGIVIRDVRTEQANLEDVFLSLTGSH, from the coding sequence ATGCCATCACATGCGATAGAAATACGAGGGTTGCAAAAGACTTATCCGGGCGGACGGCAGGGACCGGCAAAGGCGGCATTGAAGGGCGTTGATCTTGATATTCCGGCGGGATCCATCTTTGGCTTGCTTGGGCCGAACGGCGCGGGCAAGTCGACGCTGATCAATATTCTGGCGGGTCTCGTGGTGAAATCGGCGGGGAGCGTGCGTATTTGGGGGTTTGACCAAGACGTCAATCCGCGCCAAAGCCGGGCGGCGATTGGAGTGATGCCGCAGGAATTGAACCTAGATCCATTCTTTACACCGCGCGCCGCATTGGGAGTGCAGGCCGGGCTTTATGGGGTGCCGAAGGCGCGGCGTCAGAGCGACGAGATCCTCGCCATGGTGGGATTGTCCGATAAAGCCGAGGCTTATGCGCGGACACTTTCCGGGGGTATGCGTCGGCGGCTGTTGCTGGCCAAGGCTTTGGTGCATCAGCCGCATGTTCTGGTTCTGGATGAGCCGACGGCAGGTGTGGACATCGAGCTGCGGCAAATGCTTTGGCAGAACATTCGCAAGCTCAATGAAGAGGGGATGACGATCATCCTGACGACGCATTACCTTGAGGAAGCCGAGGAGATGTGTGACGAGATCGCAATTATTGATCAGGGCAGTCTTGTGGCGCGTGACAGCACGGCGAACCTTTTGGGGCAGCTTGATGCGCGATGTCTTGTGGTCGTGCCAGAGCAGACGCCCGGCCTTATGCCAAATCTGCCGGGTCTGGATGTGTCTGAAAGAGACACCGGCGAACTTGCCCTGTCTTACAGAGGGTCTGTTTTAACCGCGGATGCCGTTTTGGAAGCCGTGCGCGCAGCCGGTATCGTGATCCGGGATGTGCGTACTGAGCAGGCCAATCTAGAAGATGTCTTCTTGTCGTTGACCGGGTCGCACTAG
- a CDS encoding DUF5928 domain-containing protein, with protein MAKIAFILLCHKDPDAIIGQANMLTAAGDYMAIHFDARADAMAYQKIQTALADNPNVTFAKKRIKCGWGEWSLVQATLNAIEAAVEKFPRATHFYMLSGDCAAIKSARFSHEFLDRDDMDYIESFDYFASDWIKTGMKEERLIYRHFFNERKNKKLFYTSFNLQKKLGLTRKIPSDIQIMIGSQWWCLRRRTIEWILDFTRKRRDVMRFFRTTWIPDETFFQTIVRHLVPETEIRTRTLTFLMFTDYGMPVTFYNDHYDLLLSQDALFARKISPEATELKTRLGALYADDDAEFKISDEGRSLFKFLSGRGRIGRRFALRFWETESTLGRERELMILVCKKWHVAKRLLARIKQVTNVPAVEYLFNEDDTPLPDLGGIQGSLGKRTRHRRALMRMLFDYFETDRLIVCMDPGNIDLLEDFNSDRSTTRMLEIQCDFTDDYLIGHAKRVGLAGERTPRETLERLLPTIRGDINFESDRIRDAEFENHLILKQSNPSDANAEQIENFLKIAPDKALEIAQTDHLFAD; from the coding sequence ATGGCTAAAATCGCCTTTATTCTTCTGTGTCACAAAGACCCGGATGCCATCATTGGGCAAGCCAATATGCTCACGGCCGCCGGTGATTACATGGCGATTCATTTTGATGCGCGCGCCGATGCCATGGCTTATCAAAAAATCCAAACCGCATTGGCCGACAATCCAAACGTCACCTTTGCCAAAAAACGGATCAAATGCGGCTGGGGGGAATGGTCGCTTGTTCAGGCGACGCTCAACGCCATAGAAGCAGCAGTCGAAAAGTTCCCGCGTGCCACACATTTCTACATGCTGTCGGGGGACTGCGCCGCGATTAAGTCCGCTCGCTTTTCCCATGAATTCCTTGACCGCGATGACATGGATTACATCGAAAGTTTTGACTATTTCGCCAGCGACTGGATCAAAACGGGCATGAAGGAAGAGCGGCTGATCTACCGGCATTTCTTCAACGAGCGCAAGAACAAGAAACTTTTCTACACCTCGTTTAACCTGCAAAAAAAGCTAGGACTGACCCGTAAGATTCCATCTGACATCCAGATCATGATCGGAAGCCAATGGTGGTGCCTGCGTCGTCGTACGATCGAATGGATTTTGGATTTTACCCGCAAACGCCGAGATGTAATGCGTTTTTTCCGCACCACTTGGATCCCAGACGAGACGTTTTTTCAAACCATAGTCCGCCACCTCGTCCCGGAAACTGAAATCCGCACGAGGACACTCACGTTTCTGATGTTTACTGACTATGGAATGCCGGTCACTTTCTACAATGATCATTACGATCTATTGCTGAGTCAGGATGCGCTCTTCGCGCGAAAAATCAGCCCTGAGGCCACCGAACTTAAAACACGGCTGGGCGCACTCTACGCCGATGATGACGCGGAGTTCAAAATTTCCGATGAAGGGCGCAGTCTTTTTAAGTTTCTCTCGGGGCGCGGTCGCATCGGGCGTCGTTTTGCCCTGCGATTTTGGGAAACCGAAAGCACCCTGGGCCGCGAACGCGAGCTGATGATCCTGGTGTGTAAGAAATGGCACGTGGCCAAGCGCCTGTTGGCTCGCATCAAACAAGTGACCAATGTTCCAGCCGTGGAATATCTTTTTAATGAAGACGACACTCCGCTACCTGACCTTGGTGGCATTCAGGGCTCTCTAGGCAAACGCACACGTCACCGCAGGGCGCTTATGCGCATGCTGTTTGACTATTTTGAAACAGACCGACTCATCGTTTGTATGGACCCCGGAAACATCGATCTTTTGGAAGACTTCAACAGCGACCGATCCACAACCCGGATGTTGGAAATCCAATGTGACTTCACCGACGACTACTTGATCGGCCACGCCAAGCGTGTGGGTCTTGCTGGGGAACGCACGCCGCGCGAAACTCTAGAGCGTCTCTTGCCCACGATCCGGGGTGACATAAACTTCGAATCCGACCGCATCCGTGACGCGGAATTTGAGAACCACTTGATTTTGAAGCAGTCAAACCCATCCGACGCCAACGCCGAACAAATTGAAAACTTCCTAAAGATCGCGCCCGACAAGGCGCTTGAAATCGCCCAAACAGATCATCTTTTCGCTGACTGA
- the polA gene encoding DNA polymerase I, with protein MSTHFGKGHHLHLIDGSAFIFRAYHALPPLTRKSDGLPIGAVSGFCNMLQRYISDNTGPDAPTHVAVIFDKGSHTFRNDMFPEYKANREAMPEDLRPQIPLTRQATEAFNIACKELEGFEADDIIATLSVQARDAGGRVTIISSDKDLMQLVGGGVEMFDAMKNRRIDRDGVMEKFGVGPERVVDVQALAGDSVDNVPGAPGIGVKTAALLINEYGTLEDLLDRAEEIKQPKRRETLIEKRDQIELSKRLVQLDCATPLDFTLDDLEVRDPDADRLLAFLAEMEFRTLTKRISQALDVEPPVIPDAPAPSTSEDTAPEWPAIDSEKYERVSDTNALQRWIDQIITRGYVAFDTETTSLNEMQANLVGICLSVVPGEACYIPLQHKDGNADDLFGSDAILDGQLPLEDTLAALKPILEDPAILKIGQNMKYDAKVLARYNISIHPIDDTMLMSYALNSGIHNHGMDTLSERYLTHTPIPIKELLGTGKSAITFDRVPIDEAVKYAAEDADITLRLWHTFKHQLHKSHVTTVYERLERPLVPVLAQMERHGIKVDRETLSRMSNAFAQKMAGLEAEIHELAGERFNVGSPKQLGEILFDKMGIEGGKKGKTGAYATGADVLEDLATEHELPARVLDWRQLSKLKSTYTDALQDHIDPDTGRVHTSYVQTGASTGRLASTDPNLQNIPVRTEEGRRIREAFVPEPGNTLVSLDYSQIELRILAHMADIEALKKAFSDGLDIHAMTASEMFDVPMEDMTPEVRRRAKAINFGVIYGISGFGLARNLRIPRSEAQAFIDRYFERFPGIRSYMDSTVEFAKAHGYVQTLFGRKIHTPEIAAKGPRAGFARRAAINAPIQGTAADIIRRAMIRMPEVISNLPCKMLLQVHDELLFEVENGAEEHVIETAKEVMQDAAKPALHIDVPLVVDAGQGANWAEAH; from the coding sequence ATGAGCACACATTTCGGCAAAGGGCATCATCTGCACCTGATTGATGGCTCCGCCTTTATCTTTCGTGCCTATCACGCTTTGCCGCCGCTCACCCGCAAATCCGACGGTCTTCCAATCGGCGCAGTCTCGGGCTTCTGCAACATGTTGCAGCGCTACATCTCGGACAATACCGGCCCCGATGCCCCCACCCATGTCGCTGTGATCTTTGACAAGGGCAGTCACACGTTTCGCAATGACATGTTCCCCGAATACAAAGCCAACCGCGAAGCCATGCCAGAGGACTTGCGCCCACAGATCCCGCTGACGCGACAGGCGACAGAGGCTTTCAACATCGCATGCAAAGAGTTGGAAGGCTTTGAGGCCGACGACATCATCGCAACCCTGTCTGTGCAAGCGCGAGACGCCGGCGGTCGCGTCACAATCATCAGTTCTGACAAGGATCTGATGCAACTCGTGGGCGGTGGCGTCGAGATGTTCGACGCTATGAAAAACCGCCGCATCGACCGCGACGGCGTCATGGAAAAGTTCGGTGTTGGCCCGGAGCGCGTCGTGGACGTACAGGCGCTCGCCGGTGATAGCGTGGACAACGTGCCCGGCGCGCCCGGCATTGGCGTGAAAACCGCCGCCTTGCTCATCAACGAGTATGGCACGCTCGAAGACTTGCTCGATCGCGCCGAAGAGATCAAACAGCCCAAGCGCCGGGAAACCCTGATCGAGAAACGTGATCAGATCGAACTGTCCAAACGCCTCGTGCAACTCGACTGCGCCACGCCGCTTGATTTCACGCTCGATGATCTTGAGGTGCGAGACCCTGACGCCGACAGGCTGCTGGCTTTCCTGGCCGAAATGGAATTCCGCACTCTGACCAAACGCATTTCCCAAGCTTTGGATGTCGAGCCTCCGGTGATACCAGATGCACCTGCGCCAAGCACGTCCGAAGACACCGCCCCAGAATGGCCCGCTATCGATTCGGAAAAATACGAGCGCGTCTCCGATACCAATGCTCTGCAACGCTGGATCGACCAGATTATCACCCGCGGCTACGTGGCCTTTGATACGGAAACAACGTCGCTCAACGAAATGCAGGCGAATCTGGTAGGTATCTGCTTGTCCGTCGTCCCTGGTGAGGCCTGCTACATCCCGCTTCAGCACAAGGATGGAAATGCTGATGACCTTTTCGGGTCAGATGCAATTCTCGATGGTCAACTACCCCTAGAAGACACACTTGCCGCACTCAAACCCATCCTTGAAGACCCGGCGATCCTCAAAATTGGGCAGAATATGAAATACGACGCCAAGGTGCTGGCTCGATACAACATATCGATCCATCCCATCGACGACACGATGCTGATGTCCTACGCACTCAATTCCGGCATCCACAACCACGGCATGGACACACTCAGCGAGCGCTATCTGACCCATACTCCCATCCCAATCAAGGAACTTTTGGGCACAGGCAAATCCGCCATAACCTTTGATCGTGTCCCCATTGACGAGGCCGTCAAATACGCCGCCGAAGATGCTGACATCACACTTCGGCTTTGGCACACATTCAAGCATCAACTTCACAAATCACATGTCACAACTGTTTACGAACGCCTTGAACGCCCACTTGTCCCTGTGCTGGCGCAAATGGAGCGTCACGGGATCAAGGTTGACCGCGAAACTCTAAGTCGCATGTCCAATGCCTTTGCTCAAAAAATGGCGGGGCTGGAAGCAGAGATTCATGAACTGGCGGGTGAACGCTTTAATGTGGGATCCCCCAAGCAACTGGGAGAAATCCTCTTTGACAAGATGGGGATCGAAGGCGGTAAGAAAGGCAAAACCGGGGCTTATGCGACCGGCGCAGATGTGCTTGAAGATCTCGCCACAGAACATGAGCTTCCCGCCCGCGTTCTCGACTGGCGGCAACTCAGCAAACTGAAATCCACTTATACCGACGCACTGCAAGATCACATCGACCCTGACACAGGTCGCGTACACACGTCCTATGTGCAAACCGGAGCCTCCACCGGGCGTCTGGCCTCAACCGATCCAAACCTGCAAAACATTCCCGTGCGAACCGAAGAGGGTCGCCGCATCAGAGAAGCTTTTGTTCCAGAACCCGGCAACACGCTTGTCTCGCTCGACTACTCTCAGATTGAGCTGCGCATCTTGGCGCATATGGCGGATATCGAAGCTCTTAAAAAAGCTTTTTCAGATGGTCTCGACATTCACGCCATGACCGCATCCGAAATGTTCGATGTCCCGATGGAGGACATGACACCCGAGGTGCGCCGCCGCGCCAAGGCGATCAATTTCGGCGTGATCTACGGAATATCTGGCTTTGGCCTCGCTCGAAATCTGCGCATCCCCAGATCAGAGGCCCAAGCCTTCATCGACCGGTACTTCGAACGTTTCCCCGGTATTCGCAGCTATATGGACAGCACTGTCGAGTTCGCCAAGGCACACGGGTACGTCCAGACGCTCTTTGGCCGCAAAATCCACACGCCCGAGATTGCGGCCAAGGGTCCACGCGCAGGATTCGCGCGTCGCGCTGCGATCAACGCTCCGATACAGGGCACCGCAGCCGACATCATTCGCCGGGCTATGATTCGTATGCCTGAAGTAATTTCGAACCTTCCCTGCAAGATGTTGCTGCAAGTGCATGATGAATTGCTGTTCGAGGTCGAAAACGGGGCAGAAGAGCATGTCATAGAGACTGCAAAAGAGGTCATGCAAGACGCGGCAAAGCCTGCATTGCACATAGATGTGCCCCTCGTCGTGGACGCCGGACAGGGTGCAAACTGGGCAGAAGCGCACTGA